One part of the Enterococcus sp. DIV1094 genome encodes these proteins:
- a CDS encoding ATP-dependent Clp protease ATP-binding subunit, with translation MLCQNCGKNEATIHLYATVNGQRTQLDYCQSCYQKIKNQQNGGLTSMAQNDPFGFGSLDDLFRSMSRQMQQQGNFEQTPPTQFGGNNNFNGGQPPQGPASDGLLGEYGINITEEARQGEIDPVIGRDDEIKRVIEILNRRTKNNPVLIGEPGVGKTAVVEGLAQKIVDGDVPQKLLDKEVIRLDVVSLVQGTGIRGQFEERMQKLIEEIRQAENVILFIDEVHEIVGAGSAGDGNMDAGNILKPALARGELQMVGATTLNEYRIIEKDAALERRMQPVRVDEPSVDETISILKGLQNRYEDYHHVKYTDAAIEAAARLSNRYIQDRFLPDKAIDLLDETGSKKNLTIQIVDPKTIEKKLEEAEEQKLLASKEEDFEKAAYYRDQINKLKKMQERQLSEEEIPVISEKDMEKIVEQRTGIPVGELKEKEQTQLKNLADDLKKHVIGQNDAVDRVAKAIRRNRVGLSKKKRPIGSFLFVGPTGVGKTELAKQLAYELFGSEESMIRFDMSEYMEKHSVAKLIGSPPGYVGYEEAGQLTEKVRRNPYSLVLLDEVEKAHPDVLHMFLQILDDGRLTDAQGRTVSFKDTIIIMTSNAGTGKVEANVGFGAAREGVTRSVLNQLNNYFTPEFLNRFDGIIEFIALSKENLMTIVSLMLDDVNQLLAAQQLHVDVPTNVKEKLVDLGYDPAMGARPLRRTIQEQIEDGIAEFYLDHPTIHDLKAKLDKDDKIVITSKPERLVKEANNEPTE, from the coding sequence ATGCTTTGTCAAAACTGTGGAAAAAATGAAGCAACGATTCACTTATATGCGACTGTTAATGGGCAACGTACACAACTTGACTATTGTCAGAGCTGTTATCAAAAAATCAAAAATCAGCAAAATGGAGGTCTAACGAGTATGGCTCAAAATGATCCATTTGGCTTTGGAAGTCTGGACGATCTATTTCGTTCGATGTCTCGTCAAATGCAACAACAAGGCAACTTTGAACAAACACCACCTACCCAATTCGGCGGGAACAATAATTTCAACGGGGGGCAACCACCTCAAGGACCAGCTTCGGATGGGCTTTTAGGAGAATATGGGATCAATATCACAGAAGAAGCACGCCAAGGCGAAATCGATCCTGTTATCGGTCGCGATGATGAAATCAAGCGTGTGATCGAGATCTTGAATCGCCGCACCAAAAACAATCCAGTATTGATTGGCGAACCAGGTGTTGGTAAAACAGCTGTCGTTGAAGGACTTGCACAAAAAATCGTTGATGGCGATGTCCCACAAAAACTGCTGGACAAAGAAGTCATTCGCTTAGACGTCGTTTCACTTGTCCAAGGCACAGGGATCCGTGGTCAGTTTGAAGAACGTATGCAAAAACTGATTGAAGAAATCAGACAAGCCGAAAATGTCATCCTATTTATTGATGAAGTCCACGAAATCGTTGGGGCTGGTTCAGCCGGAGATGGCAATATGGATGCCGGCAACATTTTAAAACCTGCGTTAGCGCGTGGTGAATTACAAATGGTCGGTGCAACTACATTGAATGAATATCGAATCATCGAAAAAGACGCAGCGTTAGAACGACGCATGCAACCCGTTCGTGTGGATGAACCTTCCGTAGATGAAACGATCAGCATTTTAAAAGGACTACAAAATCGTTACGAAGATTATCATCATGTCAAATATACGGATGCAGCGATCGAAGCTGCGGCTAGATTGTCGAATCGCTATATCCAAGATCGCTTTTTACCAGATAAAGCCATCGACTTGCTAGATGAAACAGGCTCTAAGAAAAACTTGACGATCCAAATCGTTGATCCAAAAACGATCGAAAAGAAATTGGAAGAAGCAGAAGAACAAAAACTATTAGCTTCTAAAGAAGAAGATTTCGAAAAAGCGGCTTATTACCGCGATCAAATCAATAAATTGAAAAAAATGCAAGAACGTCAACTTTCAGAAGAAGAAATTCCTGTGATCTCTGAAAAAGATATGGAAAAAATCGTCGAACAACGGACAGGAATCCCTGTTGGTGAATTAAAAGAAAAAGAACAAACACAATTGAAAAACTTAGCTGACGACTTGAAGAAACATGTTATCGGACAAAATGATGCAGTTGATCGCGTAGCAAAAGCGATCCGTCGTAATCGAGTTGGTTTGAGTAAGAAAAAACGTCCGATCGGTTCTTTCTTATTTGTCGGTCCTACCGGTGTCGGTAAAACAGAATTAGCGAAACAACTTGCATACGAATTATTTGGATCTGAAGAATCAATGATCCGTTTTGATATGTCAGAATACATGGAAAAACACAGTGTCGCTAAATTGATTGGTTCTCCTCCAGGCTATGTCGGCTATGAAGAAGCTGGTCAATTGACTGAAAAAGTACGTAGAAATCCGTATAGCTTAGTACTACTAGATGAAGTAGAAAAAGCGCATCCTGATGTCTTACACATGTTCTTGCAAATCTTAGATGATGGACGATTAACAGATGCTCAAGGACGTACTGTCAGCTTCAAAGATACGATCATCATCATGACAAGTAATGCGGGTACCGGAAAAGTAGAAGCAAATGTCGGCTTTGGTGCCGCTCGTGAAGGTGTGACTCGTTCTGTCTTGAATCAATTGAACAACTACTTCACACCTGAGTTCTTGAACCGTTTTGACGGCATCATCGAATTTATCGCATTATCAAAAGAAAACTTGATGACGATCGTTAGTCTTATGCTTGATGATGTGAACCAACTGTTAGCTGCACAACAGTTGCATGTTGATGTTCCTACCAATGTCAAAGAAAAATTGGTCGATCTAGGATACGATCCAGCAATGGGCGCACGACCATTACGTCGAACGATCCAAGAACAAATCGAAGACGGCATTGCTGAATTCTATCTTGACCATCCAACGATCCATGATCTTAAAGCAAAATTAGATAAAGACGATAAAATCGTCATCACGTCTAAACCTGAACGTTTAGTCAAAGAAGCAAACAACGAACCGACAGAATAA
- the ptsP gene encoding phosphoenolpyruvate--protein phosphotransferase: MVEMLKGIAASDGVAVAKAYLLVQPDLSFSKTTVEDTSAEEARLDGALAKSTEELQQIREKAAQSLGEAEAQVFDAHLMVLSDPEMIGQIKQNIKDNSVNAESALKEVTDMYIGMFEAMEDNAYMQERAADIRDVAKRILAHLLGVTLPNPSMINEEVVVVAHDLTPSDTAQLDRNFVKAFVTDIGGRTSHSAIMARSLEIPAIVGTKEITAKVKEGVMLAVNGIEGDVVIDPTAEQKAEFEKIGADYAAQKAEWEKLKHAETVTADGKHFELAANIGTPKDLVGVHNNGGEAVGLYRTEFLYMDSPDFPTEEDQYVAYKAVLEGMEGKPVVVRTMDIGGDKELPYLQLPHEMNPFLGYRALRISLSEQGDDMFRTQMRALLRASVHGNLRIMFPMVATLKEFRSAKAIFEEEKQKLVNEGIEVSDSIQVGIMIEIPAAAVIADKFAKEVDFFSVGTNDLIQYTMAADRMNERVSYLYQPYNPSILRLIKNVIDAAHAEGKWAGMCGEMAGDQMAVPLLVGMGLDEFSMSATSILKTRSLMKRLDTSKMAELADRALNECDTMEEVVELVNEYLA, encoded by the coding sequence ATGGTTGAAATGCTAAAAGGGATCGCCGCTAGTGACGGAGTAGCCGTTGCAAAAGCTTACCTGCTAGTTCAACCGGATTTATCATTCAGTAAGACGACAGTTGAGGATACTTCAGCTGAAGAAGCTCGTTTAGATGGTGCTTTAGCAAAATCAACTGAAGAATTACAACAAATTCGTGAAAAAGCAGCGCAAAGCTTAGGTGAAGCAGAAGCGCAAGTATTTGACGCACATTTAATGGTTCTTTCAGATCCTGAAATGATAGGTCAAATCAAACAAAACATCAAAGATAACAGCGTAAATGCTGAATCTGCTCTTAAAGAAGTAACTGATATGTATATCGGTATGTTCGAAGCAATGGAAGATAATGCTTACATGCAAGAACGTGCAGCAGATATTCGTGACGTTGCAAAACGTATTTTAGCACATCTACTAGGTGTGACTTTACCAAACCCTTCAATGATCAATGAAGAAGTAGTTGTCGTGGCACATGATTTGACGCCAAGTGACACTGCACAATTAGATCGTAACTTCGTAAAAGCTTTTGTAACAGATATCGGTGGACGTACATCGCATTCTGCGATCATGGCTCGTTCTCTTGAAATCCCAGCAATCGTTGGAACAAAAGAAATCACTGCGAAAGTGAAAGAAGGCGTAATGTTAGCTGTTAACGGAATCGAAGGCGATGTAGTCATTGATCCAACAGCAGAACAAAAAGCTGAATTTGAAAAAATCGGTGCAGATTATGCTGCACAAAAAGCAGAATGGGAAAAACTGAAACATGCTGAAACAGTGACTGCCGATGGCAAACACTTTGAATTAGCAGCCAACATTGGTACACCAAAAGACTTAGTCGGTGTGCATAACAATGGAGGCGAAGCAGTTGGACTTTACCGTACTGAGTTCCTTTATATGGATTCACCAGATTTTCCTACTGAAGAAGACCAATATGTTGCTTATAAAGCAGTATTGGAAGGAATGGAAGGAAAACCTGTCGTTGTTCGTACAATGGATATCGGTGGAGATAAAGAACTACCATACTTGCAATTGCCGCATGAGATGAATCCGTTCTTAGGATACCGTGCATTACGTATCAGCTTGTCAGAACAAGGTGACGACATGTTCCGTACGCAAATGCGTGCGTTGTTACGCGCCTCTGTTCATGGAAACTTGCGTATCATGTTCCCAATGGTTGCTACACTAAAAGAATTCCGTAGTGCAAAAGCAATCTTTGAAGAAGAAAAACAAAAATTAGTAAATGAAGGCATTGAAGTTTCTGATTCGATCCAAGTAGGGATCATGATCGAGATTCCAGCTGCAGCCGTTATTGCGGATAAATTTGCTAAAGAAGTTGACTTCTTCTCAGTAGGAACAAACGACTTGATCCAATACACAATGGCAGCTGACCGTATGAACGAACGTGTTTCATACTTGTACCAACCATACAATCCATCAATCCTACGTTTGATCAAAAACGTCATTGATGCAGCACATGCTGAAGGTAAATGGGCTGGTATGTGTGGAGAAATGGCCGGCGATCAAATGGCTGTTCCTTTACTTGTTGGTATGGGATTAGATGAGTTCTCAATGAGTGCAACATCGATCTTGAAAACACGTAGCTTGATGAAACGTTTAGACACAAGCAAAATGGCTGAACTAGCGGATCGCGCGCTTAATGAGTGCGATACAATGGAAGAAGTCGTAGAGCTTGTCAATGAATATCTAGCTTGA
- a CDS encoding phosphocarrier protein HPr, whose amino-acid sequence MEKKEFHVVAETGIHARPATLLVQTASKFNSDVNLEYKGKSVNLKSIMGVMSLGVGQGSDVTITAEGADEADAMAAIVETMKKEGLSE is encoded by the coding sequence ATGGAAAAGAAAGAATTTCACGTAGTAGCAGAAACTGGGATCCACGCACGTCCAGCTACACTATTAGTACAAACAGCAAGCAAATTTAACTCTGATGTAAACTTAGAGTATAAAGGTAAATCAGTAAACTTAAAATCTATCATGGGCGTAATGTCTTTAGGTGTAGGTCAAGGTTCTGATGTTACTATCACTGCTGAAGGTGCTGACGAAGCAGACGCTATGGCAGCTATCGTTGAAACAATGAAGAAAGAAGGCTTATCTGAATAA